One Bradyrhizobium sp. ISRA464 genomic window carries:
- a CDS encoding ISNCY family transposase has product MRQRDQGIRLEPPLEAISGFLDDQRDVIERVRRDLVRGLKQPDSGRHGLTATQVLRSLVLMRLKNWDYRELRERIADGLTLRQFTDFYCAPVPKHDAFQRGFIRLTPQTLRAVNDLVVRAAVELGLEDGAKLRVDTTVVQTDIHHPTDNTLLWDVVRVVTRLVRRLAKALELRRIKGFCDRPRAARRRMYEIQRMTTRQRHEQQARTYRMLIDIAEEVVGNARAGLERTRTIRGKDVFTDMAIEDLRGQIEHFCHLGDRVIDQARRRVLFGEQLATDEKIYSIFEPHTDLIKRGKVRTPVEFGHKVFLAESAAGLITQYEVLKGNPPDEVHVASSLQRHRQAFGRAPQLYGSDRGFFSEQNLASCKHAGVKVVCIPQRGGKRTGRREAYEKSAVFKDGQRFRAGIEGRISVLFRGRGMKRCLAEGHDRFELWVGAAVLANNLMRIAALLTTRSPRRRRAA; this is encoded by the coding sequence ATGCGGCAACGCGATCAGGGCATTCGCCTGGAGCCGCCGCTGGAGGCGATATCCGGCTTTCTCGACGACCAGCGGGACGTCATCGAGCGCGTCCGGCGGGACTTGGTGCGTGGCCTGAAGCAGCCCGATAGCGGTCGTCACGGATTGACGGCGACGCAGGTTCTGCGCTCGCTGGTTCTGATGCGGCTCAAGAACTGGGACTATCGCGAGTTGCGTGAACGCATCGCAGATGGATTGACGCTTCGTCAGTTCACCGACTTCTACTGCGCGCCGGTGCCGAAGCATGACGCCTTTCAGCGTGGCTTCATCCGTCTGACCCCACAAACGCTGAGAGCGGTCAACGATTTGGTGGTTCGGGCAGCGGTCGAGCTCGGATTGGAGGACGGCGCTAAGTTGCGGGTCGACACGACGGTGGTGCAGACCGACATTCATCATCCAACCGACAACACGTTGCTATGGGATGTGGTCCGCGTCGTCACACGCCTGGTCCGCCGTCTGGCCAAAGCGCTGGAATTGCGAAGAATCAAAGGCTTTTGCGACCGCCCGCGCGCCGCGCGGCGGCGGATGTACGAGATCCAGCGCATGACGACGAGGCAGCGTCACGAGCAGCAGGCCCGCACATACCGGATGCTCATCGACATCGCCGAGGAGGTCGTAGGAAACGCCCGCGCGGGGCTCGAGAGAACCCGCACGATCCGCGGCAAGGACGTGTTCACCGACATGGCCATCGAGGACCTGCGCGGGCAGATCGAGCACTTTTGCCACCTGGGAGATCGTGTCATCGATCAGGCACGCCGTCGCGTGCTCTTTGGCGAGCAGCTCGCTACCGACGAGAAGATCTATTCCATCTTCGAGCCTCATACCGACCTGATTAAGCGCGGCAAGGTGCGCACGCCGGTCGAGTTCGGCCACAAAGTCTTCCTCGCCGAAAGCGCAGCCGGCCTGATCACGCAATATGAGGTGCTGAAAGGCAATCCGCCCGACGAAGTTCACGTGGCATCTTCTCTCCAGCGCCACAGGCAAGCCTTTGGCCGCGCCCCGCAGCTGTATGGCTCGGATCGCGGCTTCTTCAGCGAGCAGAACCTTGCCTCGTGCAAGCATGCCGGCGTCAAGGTGGTGTGCATTCCGCAGCGTGGCGGCAAGAGGACGGGACGACGCGAAGCCTACGAGAAGAGCGCGGTCTTCAAGGATGGTCAGCGCTTTCGCGCCGGCATCGAAGGACGCATCTCGGTGCTGTTCCGAGGCCGGGGCATGAAGCGCTGTCTCGCCGAAGGACACGACCGCTTCGAATTGTGGGTCGGCGCCGCTGTGCTCGCCAACAACCTCATGAGAATCGCGGCGCTACTGACGACGCGGTCGCCTCGCCGACGAAGAGCTGCTTGA
- a CDS encoding acetamidase/formamidase family protein — translation MCAGDDQACPQFELHRQKLLEDLDQERRAFLKSAFVAGGGAAAWAASGTLATPASAQTKPGQPTYHYLPANSDTVHWGYFSKLLKPQLEVDSGDYITIEAVTHHAGDDVERMVKGDPGIESIYLWTKDKKGVNRRGAGPIDGKQLGRGAGEGFGVHILTGPVFVRGAEPGDIIEVRIMDVNPRPCANPAYPGKSFGSNAAAWWGFHYNDLLTDPKPREVCTIYEIDTSGQQNWAHAVYNFRWVPQTDPYGVVHKIIDYPGVPVDHSIVQENHNILKNVRIPIRPHFGVMGLAPKEADIVDSIPPSYFGGNIDNWRIGKGATLYYPVAVPGGLFSVGDSHAAQGDSELCGTAIEMSLTGTFQLILHKQNSLSGALAGLNYPLLETQDEWVLHGFSFPNYLAELGATAQQDIYKKSSIDLALRDAFRKMRSFLITTKGLSEDEAISLMSIGVDFGVTQVVDGNWGIHAIIKKNLFAGIATA, via the coding sequence AGCGCATTCGTCGCGGGCGGTGGTGCGGCAGCGTGGGCTGCAAGCGGCACGCTGGCCACTCCGGCGTCGGCGCAGACTAAGCCCGGCCAGCCGACCTACCACTACTTGCCGGCCAACTCGGACACGGTGCATTGGGGCTATTTCAGCAAGCTACTAAAGCCTCAGCTCGAAGTGGATTCGGGCGACTACATCACCATTGAGGCCGTGACCCACCACGCCGGCGACGACGTCGAACGTATGGTCAAAGGCGATCCGGGTATTGAGAGTATTTATCTTTGGACCAAGGATAAGAAAGGCGTCAATCGCCGTGGCGCCGGCCCGATCGACGGCAAGCAGCTCGGGCGCGGCGCAGGCGAAGGCTTCGGCGTGCATATCTTGACCGGTCCAGTTTTTGTTCGCGGCGCCGAGCCGGGCGATATCATTGAAGTCCGCATCATGGATGTAAACCCCCGGCCCTGCGCCAATCCGGCGTACCCGGGCAAGTCATTCGGCAGCAACGCGGCGGCTTGGTGGGGCTTTCATTACAATGATCTGCTCACTGACCCGAAGCCGCGCGAGGTGTGCACGATCTACGAGATCGACACCAGCGGGCAGCAAAACTGGGCGCACGCGGTCTACAACTTCCGCTGGGTGCCTCAAACCGATCCGTATGGTGTCGTGCACAAGATCATCGACTATCCCGGCGTGCCGGTCGACCATTCGATCGTGCAAGAGAACCACAACATCCTCAAAAACGTCCGCATCCCGATCCGACCGCATTTTGGAGTCATGGGCCTGGCGCCAAAAGAAGCCGACATCGTCGATTCTATTCCGCCGAGCTATTTCGGCGGCAACATCGATAATTGGCGTATCGGCAAGGGCGCGACCTTGTACTATCCGGTTGCAGTGCCAGGCGGCTTGTTCTCAGTCGGCGACTCGCACGCCGCGCAAGGCGATTCTGAATTGTGCGGCACCGCCATCGAAATGTCGCTGACCGGGACCTTCCAGCTTATCCTGCACAAGCAGAATTCACTGAGCGGTGCGCTCGCCGGGCTGAATTACCCGCTGCTTGAGACGCAGGACGAATGGGTCCTGCACGGATTTAGCTTCCCCAATTATCTCGCGGAGCTCGGCGCTACGGCGCAGCAGGACATCTACAAGAAATCCTCGATCGATCTCGCGCTAAGGGATGCGTTTCGCAAAATGCGTAGCTTCCTGATCACGACCAAGGGACTGAGCGAGGACGAGGCGATTTCGCTCATGTCCATTGGAGTCGACTTCGGCGTCACGCAGGTGGTCGATGGCAATTGGGGCATCCACGCGATCATCAAGAAGAACCTGTTTGCCGGTATAGCGACGGCTTGA
- a CDS encoding lactonase family protein codes for MRRRRVLQLGLGGIAALGALPLIGAQRAMAADGPETFVYVSNAGTKDISVLGMNRDTGELTMIEKAPVPGAEKTSLVSLPMALAPNKRFIYAQLRSEPYPVSTFSIDHPTGKLTHLDATPLVDQMAYINVDKTGKYLLGASYAGAKVAVYPIDARYIVEDKATQIIDTKPKAHCVFIDASNKHAYVPVLGADYVMQFKFDARTGMLTPNDPPTVATKAGAGPRHFIIHPNGKWGYLITETTATIGTYSIDEDKGTLTEVAFVDTGDYNQKDSAFASDIHITPNENFLYGAVRTTSMLHGYKIDPEKGTLTGIGKWPTEKTPRGFNIDPRGKFLLAVGMDSASLTVHAIDQKSGELNNVKQYPMGKQPNWVEIVDRIHD; via the coding sequence ATGAGACGACGCCGCGTGTTGCAACTCGGGCTCGGCGGGATCGCTGCGCTCGGCGCCCTTCCCCTGATCGGAGCACAAAGGGCGATGGCTGCTGATGGCCCCGAAACCTTCGTCTACGTCTCGAACGCCGGCACCAAGGACATCTCTGTCCTCGGCATGAACCGCGACACCGGTGAGCTCACCATGATCGAGAAGGCGCCAGTGCCGGGCGCGGAGAAGACCTCGCTAGTCAGCCTGCCGATGGCGCTGGCCCCAAACAAGCGCTTCATTTACGCGCAACTGCGCAGCGAGCCGTATCCGGTCTCGACGTTCTCCATCGACCACCCCACCGGGAAGCTCACCCATCTCGACGCGACGCCGCTGGTCGATCAGATGGCCTACATAAACGTCGATAAGACTGGCAAATACCTGCTCGGCGCGTCCTATGCCGGCGCCAAAGTGGCAGTCTATCCGATCGACGCGCGCTATATCGTAGAAGACAAGGCGACGCAAATCATCGACACCAAGCCGAAGGCCCATTGCGTCTTCATCGACGCCAGCAACAAGCATGCCTATGTGCCGGTGCTCGGCGCCGATTACGTCATGCAGTTCAAGTTCGATGCCCGCACCGGCATGCTGACGCCCAACGATCCGCCCACGGTCGCCACCAAGGCCGGCGCCGGCCCGCGCCATTTCATCATCCACCCGAACGGCAAATGGGGTTATCTCATCACCGAGACGACCGCGACGATCGGCACCTATTCGATCGACGAGGACAAGGGTACCCTTACCGAGGTGGCATTCGTCGACACCGGCGATTACAACCAAAAAGATTCGGCCTTCGCATCCGACATCCATATCACGCCGAACGAAAACTTCCTTTACGGCGCCGTGCGCACGACCAGCATGCTGCATGGGTACAAGATCGATCCCGAGAAGGGCACGCTGACCGGGATCGGCAAATGGCCGACCGAGAAGACCCCGCGCGGCTTCAACATTGATCCGCGCGGCAAGTTCTTGCTGGCCGTGGGGATGGATTCAGCGAGCCTGACCGTCCATGCGATCGACCAGAAGAGCGGCGAGCTGAACAACGTCAAGCAATATCCAATGGGCAAGCAGCCGAACTGGGTCGAGATCGTCGATAGGATCCACGACTAG